CGTTTTCGCGTACAAATCCGGGGCTAACCACCTTCACCGCTTTGCCATCCACTTTTCCTTCGATTCCTTTCCCGGTAATGGAGTTGAATTCATCCGGCTCCTGAACGCCTTCTCCTGCTTTCTCCAGAATGCCTTTCGCGATCGGGTGCTCGGAGTTGGTTTCGAGTGAGGCAGCGTACTTCAAGATTTCATCATCACTAAACTTATCGTTAAAGTTCAGAATATCGGTTACGGTGAACGTTCCTTCGGTGAGGGTTCCGGTCTTATCAAAAATAACCGCCTGCAGTTTGCGGGCCTGCTCAAAGGCCACGCGGTTGCGGATCAAAAAGCCATTGGTTGCAGCCAGGCTGGTGGAGACCGACACCACGAGTGGAATAGCCAGCCCGAGGGCGTGTGGACAGGCGATGATCATCACCGTTACCGTCCGGTTCATGGTGAAGCTGAGATCCTGCCCGGTGAACAGAGACCAGGCCATAAACGTAAGGGCACCGGCTGTCAGGGCAACGATCGTGAGCCAGAATGCGGCGCGGTTGGCCAGATCCTGGGTTTTCGATTTGCTATCCTGCGCCTGACGGACAAGATTCATCACCTGTGAGAGGAAGGAGTCATCCCCGGTCTTATTGATCTCGATCGTGAGTGATCCCTCGCCATTCACCGCCCCGCCGATCACTTCATCATCTGTGGATTTGGACACCGGTTTCGATTCACCGGTCAGCATCGCCTCGTTTACGCTTGATTCGCCTTTGACGACCACCCCATCAGCCGGAATTTTCTCCCCCGGTTTGATGAGCACTTTGTCCCCTTTTTGAAGGTCTTCAAGCGGAACTTCTTCCGTTGAGCCGTCCTCATTAACCCTGTGCGCCTTGCCGGGCAGCAGTTCAGCCAATTTTTCCAATGCGGCGGAGGCGCTCATCACCGAACGCATCTCCACCCAGTGGCCCAGCAGCATAATGCCGACCAGTGTGGAGAGCTCCCAGTAGAGCAGGTGTCCGTCGAACCCGAACACCACAGCCGTGCTGTATACATAAGCAACGGTAATGGCCAGGGCGATCAGTGTCATCATGCCCGGCTGCTTCTTTTTCAGCTCATCAATCAGCCCGGAGAGAAACGGCCATCCGCCAAAGAAATAGACAACGGAGGAGAGGGCGGCAAGGATCCAGGTGTCGCCGGTGAAGCGCCACTCCACATTCAGGAACTCCTGGATCATTGGCGAAAGCGCAAGAATAGGGATCGTCAGCCCGAGCACCCACCAGAACCGCCATTTAAAATCTTCTACCATCATTTTGTGATGTTCATGATGGGAGTGGCCGGAGTGCTCCTCATGATTGTGATGTTCGTCGTGGCTGTGGTCGTGATGATTGTGATTTTCCATGGCTCAATCCTCTGATTTTCAGGTTATGCCTTAACTTAATGGAATACATCAACTTTGGCGTTATCGCATCTATCGCTTTTTGTGTAGAATTTTTGGATCCCCGAAGAATCAATTGACATTATCAATCAAAAAGAATTACTCACATACATCACGCAAAATGAAAAGAAAACAGATTTACATGTCAGTCTGAACGTTATAAAAAAACTCACCGGATGAATTCGCTTCATCCGGTGAGTTGCCCTGACTTTACATTATCCAGTGCATAATCTTATAGAACCTGAGTTCGATTCTTAAATATGACGGATATTATAAATTCAGTCCAACAAGGGCGTCATCTCGCACTTGATGCGTGATCTGCTGTCCTTAACAAAGGCAGGAGATGCCGGATCTAAGTCCGGCATGACATAATTGTTGACGAATTAGTTTAACTAACGCCCTTGTTGGACTGATTTTGCCATTTTTTAATCGAACTCAGGTTATAGAATAATTTCTTACCCCTATCAACTCATCCAATGACGCGAAGTCAGCGGATGAG
The window above is part of the Rhodohalobacter sp. SW132 genome. Proteins encoded here:
- a CDS encoding heavy metal translocating P-type ATPase; translated protein: MENHNHHDHSHDEHHNHEEHSGHSHHEHHKMMVEDFKWRFWWVLGLTIPILALSPMIQEFLNVEWRFTGDTWILAALSSVVYFFGGWPFLSGLIDELKKKQPGMMTLIALAITVAYVYSTAVVFGFDGHLLYWELSTLVGIMLLGHWVEMRSVMSASAALEKLAELLPGKAHRVNEDGSTEEVPLEDLQKGDKVLIKPGEKIPADGVVVKGESSVNEAMLTGESKPVSKSTDDEVIGGAVNGEGSLTIEINKTGDDSFLSQVMNLVRQAQDSKSKTQDLANRAAFWLTIVALTAGALTFMAWSLFTGQDLSFTMNRTVTVMIIACPHALGLAIPLVVSVSTSLAATNGFLIRNRVAFEQARKLQAVIFDKTGTLTEGTFTVTDILNFNDKFSDDEILKYAASLETNSEHPIAKGILEKAGEGVQEPDEFNSITGKGIEGKVDGKAVKVVSPGFVRENDFDYPKEQVEDISSQGKTVVFVVVDDELCGAIALGDKIRETSRNAIKKLHEMGLEVVMLTGDNQQTAEYVAKELDIDQVFAEVLPDEKADKVKEVQGQGKLVAMTGDGVNDAPALAQADIGIAIGAGSDVAVETGDVVLVKNNPEDVVNLIKLSKATYSKMVQNLAWATGYNVIAIPLAAGVLYTWGVILSPAVGAVLMSASTVIVAINARLLKMGD